The following is a genomic window from Hyphomicrobiales bacterium.
TAGGCCTGCTTCATGCGTTCGAGGCCCGCGAACGCCGAGACGAGCATGAACAGGGTAGATCGCGGCAGGTGGAAATTGGTCATCAGCACATCGACCGCCCGGAAGCGGTAGCCCGGCGTGATGAAAATGTCGGTATCGCCGGCCCACGGCTGTACGCGCCCGTCCGGCGTGGTCGCGCTTTCCAGCAAACGCAGGGAGGTCGTGCCCACGGCGACGATCCGGCCGCCGCGCTCGCGGGTCGCGTTCAGGACAGCCGCCGTCTCGGCGCTCACCGAGCCCCATTCGGCGTGCATGCGATGCTCGGCCGTGTCCTCGGCCTTCACCGGCAGGAACGTGCCCGCCCCCACATGAAGCGTCACGAATTGCCTGTCGATGCCGCGTGCCGCCAGCCGGGCAAAGAGCTCATCGGTGAAATGCAATCCCGCCGTCGGGGCGGCTACCGCACCCTCCTCCGCCGCATAGACTGTTTGGTAGTCAACGCGATCCTCAGCATCTTCGGGACGCTTCGAGGCGATATAGGGCGGCAGCGGAATATGGCCGAGACTGGCGATACTCTCGTCCAGGATCGGTCCGGTCAGAGCGAATTTCAGGACGATCTCGCCGCCCTCGCCCTTCTCGGTCACAGTGGCATCGAGACCGGACAGGAGACAGGCGCCTTCCGTTTCCTCGCCGAAGCGGATGACATCCCCGATGGCAAGGCGTTTGGCGGGGCGCACGAAGGCGCGCCAGCGATCGCTTGCCTCGCGCTTGTGCAGCATCGCCTCGATACGGGCGGATGCATCCCCCCTGCGCCGTATGCCGACGAGCCGCGCGGGAATGACGCGCGTATCGTTGAGCACGAGCGTATCGCCTGGCGCGAGCAGATCCGGCAGGTCGCGGACAACGCGGTCCACGAGAGCCCCCTCCGGGCCACCGACGACGAGAAGCCGCGCGGCGTCGCGCGGCCTTACCGGCCGGGTGGCAATTCGGTCCTCCGGCAATTCAAAATCGAACAGATCGACGCGCATCGCCGGAGCCCGGATATCCGTTCAGGCGCCGACGCGTGCTGTGACGATGCTGTCGGGATCGCGGACAGGCTCGCCGCGCTTCAGCTGGTCGACGTTATCCATGCCCTCGATGACGCGGCCCCACACCGTGTACTGCTTGTCGAGGAAACGGGCGTCCGAGAAGCAGATGAAGAACTGGGAATTGGCCGAGTTCGGGTTCTGCGTGCGGGCCATGGAGCAGATGCCACGCACATGCGGCTCGGCGTTGAATTCCTGCGCCAGGTCGGGCAGGTCCGAACCGCCGGTGCCGGTCCCGTGCGGGCAACCGACCTGGGCCATGAAGCCGTCGATGACACGGTGGAAGACGATGCCGTCATAGAAGCCGGACGAGGCCAGTTCCTTGATGCGCGCTACATGGTTGGGCGCGAGCTCCGGCAGAAGCTCGATGACGACCTTGCCCTTGGTCGTGTCGAGGATGAGCGTGTTCTCGGGAGACGGTGCCATGGAGCGTTCCTTCTTAAGGATGGGGATTCTATCGATGCGAATGCGCGATTGCGCCCGGCGGAAGCCGGTTCACAGCAGCCACGCTGATCAAGGTGGACGATATAGGCACGATTGGCGCCGAGGGACAGGGCCGAATGTGATCATCCCCATCCCGCGCCGCGCGACATCAGACGTGAAACCGCCAGCGACTACTTCGCCAACAGTTACTTGGCGCCCGTCGCCATCTGCATCTTGACGATCTTGTCGGGACTGGTGACCGTGCCGTTGTCGGCCTTCGACCCCTTCTTGATCTTGTCGACGACATCCATGCCGGACACCACCTCGCCCACGACCGTGTACTGGCCATTGAGGAAGTCCGCATCGGCAAAGGTGATGAAGAACTGGGAATTGGCGGAATTCGGGTTCTGCGAACGCGCCATGCCGACCGTGCCGCGCTTGAACGGCGTCTTCGTGAACTCCGCAGGAATGTTCGGCAGGTCGGAACCACCCATGCCGGTGCCTGTCGGATCGCCGGTCTGGGCCATGAAGCCGTCGATCACGCGGTGGAAGACGATGCCGTCATAGAAGCCGCGCTTCGTCAGCGCCTCGATCTGCGCAACGTGCTTGGGCGCAAGGTCCGGACGGAGCTGGATGACGACGCGCCCATCCTTGGTGTCGAGGAAGACCTGATGCGGCTTGGCCGTCTGGGCCGAGGCCGGCAGCGCCGAGAGGGCCAGCGCGCAGGCCGCGGCGCCGGCGATGGCGCGCAGGCGGGCGCGGTACGAGAAGGAAGCAACCGCATTCGTCGAACGCTTCATCAGATAATCTCCAGGAGAACGGCCGGCTTTCAACCGCCGGCGAATTTGGCCTTGAGCCGCTCTGCGACGGGAGCCGGCACGAAGGAGGAGACGTCACCCTTCATGGCAGCGATCTGGCGCACCAAGGTGGCGGTGATGGGGCGGACATCCGGCGACGCTGGCAGGAAAACGGTGCCAACATCGGGCGCCATGGCATCGTTCATGCCCGCCATCTGCATTTCATAGTTCAGGTCGGTGCCGTCACGAAGGCCTCGCACCATGATGGAGGCCCCGGCGCGGCGCGCGGCGGTGACCGCGAGATCGTCGAAGGTAACGATTTCGATGGTGCAGCCCGAGGCCGCTCCCACCGGGCCGCAGACGTCCCGCAGCATCTCCGCTCTCTCCTCGGCCGAGAACAGCGGCGCCTTGCCGGGATGGACGCCGATGGCGATCACCAGCCGATCCACGAAACGGCAGGCCTGACGCACCACGTCGAGATGACCGTTGGTCACCGGATCGAACGAGCCGGTATAGAAGGCTGTGGCGGGCGGCATGGTCTGCTGCGTTCCCCCGGGCTGGCGGAGATCGATGGGACCCCGTTTGGGCAAAAAGGCTTACAAGGGCGATCCGGTGACTGCAAGCCCGGATGGGAGACGACAAGCCACGCGCGCTATATCCTTTCCGGGCTGGGGAGCTATCATGGCGGTCGAAAATCGTGCTGCGAGAGACTGTTGATGACCCGATCGTCGAAAAAGAACGGCAAAGCGTCCTCCCCATCCTCCGACCGCCTGCCCTCCGAAGCCACGGCTGAGTCCCCGGCCAGCGAGGCGGTAAAGGAGAGCCAGCCGAAATCCGACGCAAAGAAAAGCAACAAGAGGAAGCCGCCGCCGCACATCGAGATCTCCGCCCTCGACAAGCTGATCGCGCCCTATCGCATCACCGACGGCAAAGATTTCCGGATCAAGGATCATAATCCCGACGATACCGCCGGGCTTGACCTCAAGGATCACGCGCGGGATCTGCTGGATCGTGGCGTGGCTGCGCTCAGCGCTATTCAGGAAAAGCTTTTTGCCGACAACAGCTGGTCGGTTCTCCTCGTCTTCCAGGCCATGGACGCGGCGGGCAAGGACGGCACCATCAAGCATGTCATGTCGGGCATCAATCCGCAGGGCTGCCAGGTCCATGCCTTCAAGGCGCCGTCATCGGAAGAGCTGGACCATGATTTTCTCTGGCGGACCCACCAGCGCCTGCCGGAGCGGGGCCGCATCGGCATCTTCAATCGCTCTTATTATGAGGAAGTGCTGGTCGTCCGCGTCCACCAGGAAATCCTCGACAACGAGGGCTTGCCTCCCAAGCTCGTGACCGAGTCGATCTGGGATGATCGGTTGAAGGATATCCGCCACCACGAGCGCTATCTCGCCCGCAATGGCATGCTGATCCTCAAATTCTTCCTGAACGTCTCGAAGGACGAACAGAAGAAGCGCCTGCTCCAGCGCATCGACGACCCGGCCAAGAACTGGAAGTTCGAAAGCAAGGATGTCGACGAACGCACCTATTGGAAGGCCTATATGCACGCCTATGAGGAGGCGATCCGGGCCACCGCCAGCGATGTCGCACCGTGGTACGTCATTCCCGCCAACAACAAGTGGTTCACGCGGCTCGCCGTCATGACCGCCCTGATCACCGAGATGTCCAAGCTCGGCCTGGACTATCCGAAGCTCGACGAAACCGATCAGCACAAGCTGCTCGGCTTCCGCGAACGGCTGGAAGCGGACTGAGGCGCGGGGCGGTCATCGTCCCTGCCAAGGCCATCGAGACCAGAGGCCAAGACGGGTGGCCCGAAGGCGGAGGCTTCGTAGCCTACCCCTTCAGGCCGCCCATGCGCAGAATATGCGTCCATTCCGCATCCGTCACCGACTGGACGGAGAGGCGCGAATTGTTGACCAGGACCATGTCCTTCAGCGCCGGATCCATCTTGATCACTTCCAGCGTGACAGCCTGCGGCAGCGCCTCCACCGCCTTCACGTCAACCATTCCAAACCGGCCGGAAGCATCTGTGTGATCGGGATAATATTCCTTGATCACCTCGACGATGCCGACGATCTCCTTGCCTTCGTTCGAATGATAGAAGAAGCCCCGGTCGCCGATCTTCATCGCCATCAGGTTCAGTTTGGCGCCATGATTGCGGACGCCATTCCAATGCGTCCCCTTGTCGCCGGCATCGCATTGCTGCTGCCACGACCAGGTGGACGGTTCAGACTTGAAGAGCCAATGGGGCATCGCGCGCTCAACTCCTGCAATGAAGGCCCTGAGCGTGCCCGCTGCCTTCAGGATCGCGGAAACGCTCTGATCTCGCCTTGACGCAATTCCGAGCGGCAGGCCGCCGCTCACTTTTCCGAGAACTGCGTTGGCAGGGATATACGCTCCCGCCCGCTAATCAAGGCCCATCAGGCCGCCATCAGCAAACGCGCGAAAGTGGCAAGATCGACATTGCCGCCGCTGAGAATGATGCCGACCCGCTGCCCCTTGACCGGGACCACGCCGGTGAAGGCTGCCGCGGCGGCGAGACAGCCTGTGGGCTCCACGACCATCTTCATGCGCTCGGCGAAGAACCGCATGGCCTCGACGAGCGCCGCGTCCGGCACGGTGACCACGTCATCCACAAGGTCCTGGACGATCGAGAAGGTGATATTCCCAAGCGCCGTCGTCTGCGCACCATCGGCCAATGTCTTGGGGACATCGATCGTGACGATCCGGCCCTCGCGGAAAGAGCGCGCGCCGTCATCACCGGCCGCCGGCTCGACGCCGATGACTCGGCACCGCGGAGACAGAGCCTTGGCGGCGAGCACCGAGCCCGAGAGCAGGCCGCCGCCGCCGAGCGGTGCGAGCAGAAGGTCCAATTCGCCCACCTCCTCGATGAGCTCCTTGGTAACGGTGCCCTGCCCGGCGATGATATCGGGATGATCAAAGGGCGGGATCAGCGCGAGCCCGCGCTCGCCGGCGATCCGCCGGCCGATAGCCGCACGGTCCTCGGTGTAGCGGTCATAGAAGACGACCTCGCCGCCATAGCCGCGTGTGGCCGCGACTTTGATGGCAGGCGCGTCCTGCGGCATGATGATGACCGTGGGCACGCCGAGGAGGTGCCCCGCCAGCGCCACCGCCTGGGCGTGATTGCCCGAGGAAAAAGCCACCGCGCCGCGCGTCTTCTGGCCATCATCAAGCGCCGCGAGCGCGTTGTAGGCGCCCCGGAACTTGAAGGCGCCGACGCGCTGGAAATTCTCTGCCTTGAAGAGCAGCGACGCCCCCGTCCTCTCATCGGCTGTACGCGATGTCATGACCGGCGTGCGATGCGCCATGCCGGCAATGCGTTCCGACGCGCGGGCAACATCATCATAGGTCGGGGCGGGGATCGACATTGGGCTGACTCGCGGCATGAGGATTGGAAGTCGCGCCGCCATCCTGCCCACAACGGCCTCCAGCTTCAATATGACAACAGCCCGCCGGAAGCTGAGTAACAGCATTGGCCAAGCGAACGCACGCCGGAGCATCGAGCAAGGGAGAGGCTGCGCATGCCCCGCGGACGCTTCTGGCCGCGCCTCACATTATCCTCATCTAATAATTTAGAAATACATTCTAACATATTGAATTTCAATAAATATATCAAATTATATACGATCTGCATTGCACCAGATCCTTGCCGCCGCGCAATAAAAAAGCCCCGGCAAACGCCGGGGCTTTTCATGTCGTCTGAAGAGCCCGGCTTCAGCCGGAAAGCGCCTATTCTTCGGTGCCGCCCTCGGCTGCATCATCGACGTCGCCGATTTCGCCGCCATCCTCACTGCCATCGTCGCTGATGTGCTCGACGGAAACCACCTTCTCATCGTCAGCGGTGTTGAAGACGATCACCCCCTGGCTCGAGCGTCCGACGATGCGGATGCCGTCCACAGGTACGCGGATCAACTGGCCGCCATTGGTGACGAGCATGATCTGGTCGTTGTCCTCGACGGGGAAGGATTCCACCAGGGCACCATTGCGGCTGTTGACCGCCATCGCCACGATGCCTTTGCCGCCACGGCCGGTGACGCGATACTCATAAGCCGAGGATCGCTTGCCATAGCCGTTCTCGGACAGGGTGAGCACGAACTGCTCCGCCGCGCCCATGATGGCATAGCGCTCCTGCCCGAGCTCGAGCGCGTCGCTTGCCTCCTCGACATCGCCATCGGCCTGAACCTCGGCCGCATCGCCATTGGCAACTTCACCAATGACGGCTCTGCGCGCGGCTCCCGCCAACTTCAGATAGGCCGCCCGCTCGTCGGCGGAGGCTTCCACATGACGCAGGATCGCCATGGAGATGACCTTGTCGCCGGCCGCCAGTGATATGCCGCGCACGCCAGTCGAGTCACGCCCCTTGAAGACGCGCACGTCCGTTGTCTCGAAGCGGATGCACTGGCCCTTGGCCGTCGTCAGCAACACATCGTCCGTCTCGGTGCAGATCCCCACATCGACGATGGAATCGCCCTCGTCGAGCTTCATGGCAATCTTGCCGGCGCGGTTGACCTGCACGAAGTCCGACAGCTTGTTGCGACGCACGCCGCCCGAGGCGGTGGCGAACATCACGTCTAGCGTCGCCCAGCTGGCCTCGTCCTCCACCAGCGGCATGATCGTCGTGATGCGCTCACCTTCCACAAGCGGCAGCATGTTGACGAGCGCCTTGCCGCGGGCGTTCGGCGCGGCCAGCGGAAGCCGCCACACCTTCTCCTTGTAGACCTGGCCACGGGACGAGAAGAACAGCACTGGCGTGTGGGTGTTGGCCACGAACAGGCGCGTGACGAAATCCGCGTCGCGCGTCTGCATGCCGGAGCGCCCCTTGCCGCCGCGCCGCTGGGCGCGATAGGTCGAGAGCGGCACACGCTTGATATATCCGGCGTGGCTCACGGTCACGACCATGTCCTCGCGCTGGATCAGGTCCTCGTCATCGACATCGGAATCCCAGTCGAGGATCTCGGTCCGGCGTGGCGTGGCGAAGGCATTCTTGATGGCCGCGAGCTCATCGCGAACGATCCCGAGAATGCGGGTCCGCGACCGCAGGATATCGAGGTAATCGGCGATCTCGACCGCGAGCTTGTTCAACTCGTCGGCGATCTCATCCCGGCCCAGTGCCGTCAGGCGGCGCAGCGGCAGGTCGAGGATGGCGCGGGCCTGGGTTTCGGAAAGCCTGTAGGTGCCGTCCTCTGCCACGCGATGGTTCGGATCGTCGATCAGAGCGATCAGCGCCGCAACGTCATGGGCCGGCCAGTGGCGGGACATCAGCGCTTCGCGGGCCGTATTGGTGTCGGCTGACGAGCGGATGAGCCGGATGATCTCATCGATATTGGCGACCGCGATGCCGAGGCCGACCAAGATATGGGCGCGATCGCGGGCCTTGTTGAGCAGATACTTCGTGCGCCGGGAGACGACCTCCTCGCGGAAATCCACGAAGGCCCGGATCATGTCATAGAGATTGAGGAGTTCCGGCCGGCCACCGTTCAGCGCCACCATATTCGCGCCGAAACTCGTCTGCAGCGTGGTGAAACGATAGAGCTGGTTCAACACCACATCGGCGACCGCGTCGCGCTTAAGCTCGATCACGATGCGCATGCCATCGCGGTCGGACTCGTCGCGCAAATCGGCGATGCCCTCGACCCGCTTCTCGCGAACGAGATCCGCGATCTTTTCGATCAGCGCCGCCTTGTTCACCTGATAAGGAATCTCGGTGACGATGATCGCCTCGCGATCCTTCCGGATCTGCTCGACGGAAGCACGGGCGCGCATGATGATCGAACCGCGGCCGGTCGAATAGGCCGAGCGGATGCCGCCGCGCCCAAGGATCGTCGCAGCGGTGGGGAAGTCCGGCCCCGGAATGATCTCCGTCAGCGCTTCGACGCTTATGTCCGGATCTTCGATATAGGCGAAGCATGCATCGACCACCTCGCCGAGATTATGCGGCGGGATGTTGGTCGCCATGCCAACGGCGATGCCGCCCGCGCCATTCACCAGGAGGTTCGGGAAGCCCGCCGGCAGGACCGTGGGCTCGCGCTCGCTGTTGTCGTAGTTATCCTGGAAATTGACCGTGTCTTTGTCGAGATCGTCCAGGAGCGCCATGGCGGGCTTGGCGAGCCGCACCTCGGTGTAACGCATCGCCGCCGGGGGGTCGGCATCGACGGAGCCGAAGTTTCCCTGGCCATCCAGCAGCGGCAGGCGCATCGAGAAATGCTGCGCCATGCGCACCAGCGCATCGTAGATCGATTGGTCGCCATGCGGATGATATTTACCGATGACGTCACCGACCACGCGCGCCGACTTGCGATAGGGCTTGTCGGGCGTATAGCCGTTTTCATACATGGAATAGAGGATGCGACGGTGCACCGGCTTCAGGCCGTCACGCACATCCGGCAAGGCACGGCTCACGATCACGCTCATGGCGTAATCGAGATAGCTGCGCTTCATCTCATCGGAGATCGACACCAGAGCGATGTCGCCGCCGATCTTCTCGTCATCATCTGCCAAGAGAGAGTTCCAACAAAAATCTCAGGAAGGGGCCTTTGGAGCGTCCCGAACGGATCTCATCCGCAGTGAGGGGCGGCCTATGCCACGATAGCCATTCCATTCAGGCCCCAGCCCGCCGGACGTACCCCGCCCGCACGATGGGGAAACGCACCTGATTCAACGAGTTCATGAGCGATCTCATCGAAGAAAGGGATGCACTTTACCAGTACCATGCTCTAACGCATCCGCCGTTGAAAAGCCAGCATTGACGCCCCCTGTTAACGATTTAATTATCTATATATATCAATAGCTTATCCATATCGGGTAATTCGGTCCGCATCCATGTGCCGCGCGTAAGGCGCCCAACCGCCAATTTTGATGATTCGCGGTGCATTTTCCCCGGCGCAGGCGCCTTGAACGCCGCCCGAAACAACGCCTGTCTGGCTCCCCTTGTCTGTCACGGGACCGTCGCTCGATCGGCTTAGGGTCGCGCTCTTCCACGCGCCAACCCGTACAGAACCGGTCCGCCAGGAACAAGCGATGCTCAGAACATGCCCTCCCTTGCTGGCCGCCGTTCTCATCGGCCTCGCCCCTTCGGCCCTCGCCACCGAGAGCACGTCCGGCGCCCTGTCGCTGCGCTTCATCGGCGAGAAGAGCATTCCCGCCCATACGGACGTGGATGGAACGCGGGTCGGGGGGCTCTCGGGGCTCGCCTTCGACGCAGCCGGCAAGCGCTGGATCGCTCTTAGCGACGACCGCTCGGAGAAGGCCCCTGCCCGCTTTTACACGCTGAAGCTCGACTATGACGCCTCTGGCTTCCGCGCCGTTAACATCGACAAGGCCGTCACCCTCCTCGACGCCGACGGCCAGCCATTCCCCATACGTAGTGTCGACCCGGAGGCGCTGCGCCGCGATCCGGGAAGCGGCGCGCTCTACTGGACGAGCGAAGGGGACGTGAACGCGGGCATCGACCCCGTGCTGCGGGCGGCCACCGCAGACGGGCATTTCCTGCGTGAGATCAAGTTGCCGGCCCGCTACCGCGTCAGCATCGACAGCAAGCACGGGCCGCGCAACAATCTCGCCTTCGAAGGACTGGCCCTGACGCCGGACGCGGGAACCCTGGTCATTGCGCTGGAAAACGCGCTGGTGCAGGACGGCCCGAAAGCCTCGCTGACGGAAACGAGCCCCGTGCGTGTCGCCACCTTCGATGTTGCGTCAGGGCAGCCCGGCTCCGAATGGGTCTATGTGACCGATCCGATCCGCATGGCTCCGGCCAAGGCGGGCGGCTTCGCGGACAATGGCGTATCGGACATTCTCGCGCTCGACGAGGGATCCCTGCTCGTCATGGAGCGCGGCTACAGCGCGGGCAAAGGGAACGACGTCCGCCTCTATCGCACGGACCGGCGGAACGCGACCGACGTCTCCGCCATCGACGCCCTTTCCGGCGCAAACTGGACGCCGCTCGGCAAGACGCTGGTGCTTGATCTCGCGACCCTCGGCGTTGCTCTCGACAATTTCGAGGGCATGGACTTCGGCCCGCGGCTGGAGAACGGCAATCGCACCCTGGTCATCGTCTCCGACGACAATTTCAACGATGCGCAGACCACCAAATTCCTGGCCTTCGAAGTCATCGAGGGAGCCAGGGAATAACGCGAACCGGCGCTGGCCATACGGCAAGGCATAAAGCCGCATCGGCGTCGGAGCTCGGACCCAAGCCCGCCCTGGGGCGAGGACAGTCCCCGGAGAACAGTCCTGGGAGCGCGGCCATGGCCCAAGCCTGACCGTCGCCTCAACCTAGAACGGAATATCGTCGTCGAGGTCGCTTGCGTATTTCGAACCGCCGGGCGCCGCCGGGCGCCGGTCGGACGAGCGCTGCTCCATGGGCGAGGCCCGGCCGAAGTCGCCGCCGCGCGCGCCACCATAGCTATCATCCTCGATGGCACCGCCACCTTCGCCGCCACGGCTGTCAAGAATCGTGAGCTCGCCGCGGAAACGCTGCAGCACGATCTCGGTCGTGTAGCGCTCCTGGCCGTCCTTATCCTGCCATTTGCGGGTCTGGAGCTGGCCCTCGAGATAAACCTTCGAGCCCTTGCGCAGATATTGCTCGGCGATCTTCGCGAGGTTCTCGTTGAAGATCACCACGCTATGCCATTCCGTGCGCTCACGGCGCTCACCGGTGGCCTTGTCGCGCCAGGTCTCCGATGTGGCGATGCGCAGGTTGACGACCGGATCCCCCGAGCCGAGCCGGCGCGTCTCGGGATCACGCCCGAGATTCCCAACCAAAATGACCTTATTGACGCTACCTGCCATCACGGACCTCCACGGCCAAGTCGAACCGAAACCACGAACGCAGCCACACGGTGGGGAACCGTCAGGACGCAGGATACCTGCGCGGGCTCTCCTCTCGCGGGCACCGGGATTCGGCTCAGCAAATTCCAAAGCCTACAATTGGTCCGGACACTAGCCGATCATCCCCACTGCCGTCGCCCGAAGGCACGGGCTTGTCCACATGCAATGGCAGCCGTGATGATAACGCGCAATGAAACCGAACCGCGGCACAATTAAATGTTCCCTTTCTGTTCTAGACAGAATATTCAAAGTCTGCAACTCTCCCCGCATCAAAAACCCGTCGACTATCCGGAGAACGGAGCCGCAGCGATGGACATAGCCTGCCTGACACCCTCGCCCGACCAGGAGCTTGTGGCATCTCGCAGTCTCACTCCGCGATCTTCTCCAGTCACCGGCTGCGCGATCATCCGATCGACAATCGACAGGCAAGGCCTCGCGGTGAAACGCGCTGGCCACTGGCATAAAGGGAGCGGAAGGCCCATGTAGTTGCCCGTACCTGCCCTTGGATACGGGTAATAGGTCCCGTTCTTCCCGCATGCCGACAAGCCGTGCGAGAAGAGCAGGCTCATTCTTCAAGTCGTTTGTCGTGCAGCGCTCCAGGCGCCGTCCGCTCCTGTCGATCCCACTTGTCCGTTGAGAGCCATGGCTCAGAAATCAAAGAAGAATCCTGCGGTCACCGCGTCCCCGATCGCGGAAGCCCAAAGCGCCAAGACGACGATCGCTAAAACCGCGATCGCCGAGTCCCCTATCGCTAAGGCCCCGGTCGCCAAGGCTCCGGTTGCCAAAACCCGGATAGCAAAATCTGCGGTCGTCCTGCCGGAGAGCAAACGCCTCAGCCATGACGGTCCGACGCGCATGCTCACTATTCGTGGCGCGCGGGAGCACAATCTCAAGAACGTCGACCTCGCGGTCCCGCGCGACAAGCTGGTCGTGTTCACGGGCCTGTCCGGGTCGGGCAAATCGTCGCTGGCCTTCGACACGATCTACGCGGAGGGCCAGCGCCGCTACGTCGAATCGCTTTCGGCCTATGCCCGGCAGTTCCTGGAGATGATGCAGAAGCCGGACGTCGACGAGATCGACGGTCTGTCGCCCGCCATCTCCATCGAGCAGAAGACCACCTCGAAAAATCCGCGCTCCACCGTCGGCACCGTCACAGAGATCTATGACTACATGCGCCTTCTCTGGGCGCGCGCCGGCGTGCCCTATTCTCCGGCTACCGGCCTGCCCATCGAGAGCCAGACCGTCAGCCAGATGGTCGATCGCATCCTGGCCCTGCCGGAGAAGACGCGCCTCTACCTGCTGGCCCCTGTGGTGCGCGGACGCAAGGGTGAATATCGGAAAGAGCTCGCCGATTTCATGAAACGCGGCTTCCAGCGTGTGAAGATCGACGGCACCTACTACGAGATCGCCGACGCGCCCAATCTCGACAAGAAACTGAAGCACGATATCGACGTGGTGGTCGATCGAGTCGTCGTCCGCGCCGACATCGCCGCACGCCTGGCAGAGTCGCTCGAGACGGCGCTTGAGCTCGCCGAGGGTATAGCGGTCATCGAATTTGCCGACGAAACAGACGCCAAGGGCGGCCCGCGCCGCGACGTCCTCTCGTCGAAATTCGCCTGCCCGGTGTCCGGCTTCACGATCCCGGAGATCGAGCCGCGGCTTTTCTCCTTCAATAATCCCTATGGCGCCTGCCCGGTCTGCGACGGGCTCGGGCACGAGATGCGGATCGATCCCGACCTCGTGGTGCCCGATCACAAGCTGCCCCTGCGCGGCGGCGCGATCGCACCATGGGCGCGCTCGACCTCACCCTACTACGGGCAGACGCTGGACGCGCTGGCGCGCCACTATGGCTTCTCGGTCACGAAACCGTGGAGCGATCTGCCGGAGAAGGCGAGAGACGTCATTCTTTACGGCAGCGGCTCGACGTCGGTGCGCTTCTCCTATGAGGACGGTCTGCGCGCCTATGAGGTCAACAAGCCCTTCGAGGGTGTGATCTCCAACCTCGAACGCCGCTGGAAGGAGACCGAAAGCGACTGGGCGCGGGAGGAAATCGGCCGCTTCATGAGCGAGACACCCTGTGCCGCCTGCGGTGGCCACAGGCTCAAGCCGGAAGCGCTCGCGGTCAAGGTCGGCCATCGTCACATCAGCGAGGTCGCGCAACTCTCCGTGCGCGATGCGCGGGACTGGTTCGACGCCGTTCCCGACGAGCTGAATGCCAAGCAGAACGAAATCGCAGGCCGGATCCTCAAGGAGATCCGCGACCGACTGGTGTTCCTGCTCGATGTCGGCCTCGACTATCTCACCCTCGCGCGCGCCTCGGGCACCCTGTCCGGAGGCGAGAGCCA
Proteins encoded in this region:
- the coaD gene encoding Phosphopantetheine adenylyltransferase, with the protein product MPPATAFYTGSFDPVTNGHLDVVRQACRFVDRLVIAIGVHPGKAPLFSAEERAEMLRDVCGPVGAASGCTIEIVTFDDLAVTAARRAGASIMVRGLRDGTDLNYEMQMAGMNDAMAPDVGTVFLPASPDVRPITATLVRQIAAMKGDVSSFVPAPVAERLKAKFAGG
- the thadh gene encoding L-threo-3-hydroxyaspartate ammonia-lyase; protein product: MSIPAPTYDDVARASERIAGMAHRTPVMTSRTADERTGASLLFKAENFQRVGAFKFRGAYNALAALDDGQKTRGAVAFSSGNHAQAVALAGHLLGVPTVIIMPQDAPAIKVAATRGYGGEVVFYDRYTEDRAAIGRRIAGERGLALIPPFDHPDIIAGQGTVTKELIEEVGELDLLLAPLGGGGLLSGSVLAAKALSPRCRVIGVEPAAGDDGARSFREGRIVTIDVPKTLADGAQTTALGNITFSIVQDLVDDVVTVPDAALVEAMRFFAERMKMVVEPTGCLAAAAAFTGVVPVKGQRVGIILSGGNVDLATFARLLMAA
- a CDS encoding PPK2 family polyphosphate:nucleotide phosphotransferase, translating into MTRSSKKNGKASSPSSDRLPSEATAESPASEAVKESQPKSDAKKSNKRKPPPHIEISALDKLIAPYRITDGKDFRIKDHNPDDTAGLDLKDHARDLLDRGVAALSAIQEKLFADNSWSVLLVFQAMDAAGKDGTIKHVMSGINPQGCQVHAFKAPSSEELDHDFLWRTHQRLPERGRIGIFNRSYYEEVLVVRVHQEILDNEGLPPKLVTESIWDDRLKDIRHHERYLARNGMLILKFFLNVSKDEQKKRLLQRIDDPAKNWKFESKDVDERTYWKAYMHAYEEAIRATASDVAPWYVIPANNKWFTRLAVMTALITEMSKLGLDYPKLDETDQHKLLGFRERLEAD
- the queA gene encoding tRNA preQ1(34) S-adenosylmethionine ribosyltransferase-isomerase, which gives rise to MRVDLFDFELPEDRIATRPVRPRDAARLLVVGGPEGALVDRVVRDLPDLLAPGDTLVLNDTRVIPARLVGIRRRGDASARIEAMLHKREASDRWRAFVRPAKRLAIGDVIRFGEETEGACLLSGLDATVTEKGEGGEIVLKFALTGPILDESIASLGHIPLPPYIASKRPEDAEDRVDYQTVYAAEEGAVAAPTAGLHFTDELFARLAARGIDRQFVTLHVGAGTFLPVKAEDTAEHRMHAEWGSVSAETAAVLNATRERGGRIVAVGTTSLRLLESATTPDGRVQPWAGDTDIFITPGYRFRAVDVLMTNFHLPRSTLFMLVSAFAGLERMKQAYGHAIADGYRFYSYGDASLLFRAETP
- the ppi gene encoding putative peptidyl-prolyl cis-trans isomerase (Evidence 3 : Putative function from multiple computational evidences), which gives rise to MKRSTNAVASFSYRARLRAIAGAAACALALSALPASAQTAKPHQVFLDTKDGRVVIQLRPDLAPKHVAQIEALTKRGFYDGIVFHRVIDGFMAQTGDPTGTGMGGSDLPNIPAEFTKTPFKRGTVGMARSQNPNSANSQFFITFADADFLNGQYTVVGEVVSGMDVVDKIKKGSKADNGTVTSPDKIVKMQMATGAK
- the ppi gene encoding putative peptidyl-prolyl cis-trans isomerase (Evidence 3 : Putative function from multiple computational evidences), translated to MAPSPENTLILDTTKGKVVIELLPELAPNHVARIKELASSGFYDGIVFHRVIDGFMAQVGCPHGTGTGGSDLPDLAQEFNAEPHVRGICSMARTQNPNSANSQFFICFSDARFLDKQYTVWGRVIEGMDNVDQLKRGEPVRDPDSIVTARVGA
- a CDS encoding hypothetical protein (Evidence 5 : Unknown function), yielding MSGGLPLGIASRRDQSVSAILKAAGTLRAFIAGVERAMPHWLFKSEPSTWSWQQQCDAGDKGTHWNGVRNHGAKLNLMAMKIGDRGFFYHSNEGKEIVGIVEVIKEYYPDHTDASGRFGMVDVKAVEALPQAVTLEVIKMDPALKDMVLVNNSRLSVQSVTDAEWTHILRMGGLKG